In Oryza sativa Japonica Group chromosome 3, ASM3414082v1, one DNA window encodes the following:
- the LOC4333532 gene encoding putative F-box/LRR-repeat protein 9, which translates to MADRTTRSTPPPQWAELPTDCLVHVFRRLDLDELASAAPLVCRGWRRAAADPSLWRALDLRRDHLARFMPWGALAGALARLHGVHRFTLAGFLRLCVARAAGTVADLALPPLLSSSELDHVAAECPALRRLALPELPPADDARLPSLLPRWRRLTHLELDSKPSSFPAVAAALALHCPDLAVLRVTSGSVKPEDAAAMAAASPLRGRLRSLCLDRCYLPRQELLAILAGCGGAAPLREFTARFCVGFDDKDEEVLARGAAIERFDIGGSRLLDEPDGDATNGDDYCDSSYVDVI; encoded by the coding sequence ATGGCGGACCGGACGAcgcgctcgacgccgccgccgcagtgggCGGAGCTGCCGACGGACTGCCTCGTGCACGTGTTCCGGCGGCTGGACCTTGACGAGCTggcgtccgccgcgccgctggtGTGCCGCGGGTGGCGCCGTGCGGCCGCGGACCCATCGCTGTGGCGGGCGCTCGACCTGCGCCGCGACCACCTCGCCCGCTTCATGCCGTGGGGCGCGCTGGCGGGCGCCCTCGCGCGCCTCCACGGCGTCCACCGCTTCACCCTCGCCGGCTTCCTCAGGCTCtgcgtcgcccgcgccgccggcaccgtcgccgacctcgccctcccgccgctactctcctcgtcggagctcgaccacgtcgccgccgagtgcCCGGCGCTGCGGCGGCTCGCACTGCCCGAGCTCCCCCCCGCCGACGACGCGCGCCTCCCGTCACTCCTCccgcggtggcgccgcctcACCCACCTGGAGCTCGACTCCAAGCCGTCCTCCTtcccggccgtcgccgcggcgctcGCGCTGCACTGCCCCGACCTCGCCGTCCTCAGGGTCACCTCCGGCTCCGTCAAGCCCGAGGAcgccgcggccatggcggcggcgtcgccgctgCGTGGCCGCCTCCGGTCGCTGTGCCTGGACCGCTGCTACCTCCCCAGGCAGGAGCTGCtcgccatcctcgccggctgcggcggcgcggcgccgctccGCGAGTTCACGGCGAGGTTCTGCGTCGGCTTCGACGACAAGGACGAGGAGGTGCTCGCGCGAGGCGCCGCCATCGAGCGCTTCGACATCGGAGGGTCCAGATTGCTCGACGAgcccgacggcgacgcgaccaACGGTGATGATTACTGCGACTCCTCCTACGTCGATGTCATCTGA
- the LOC107277039 gene encoding uncharacterized protein codes for MAGSSIRGFAGAAALGGLLLLALLLCPPPPCAAARPLATTTTTSSEEEAMTIIALAPSAWSPGGGGRRQWRAAGAAAAKWLPFVAGGAAGRYPYGRPLWGLPAPAAGRMVPWAAATAAPGLAFRTGGQLTEEEAPRGGEDAAAAARQEQAAMWASLLNPAQVRPAPAWPMAGNGEAEAPPADAEPTAEGMDAGDEPPAGGMLVGQPKWPVSP; via the coding sequence ATGGCCGGCAGCAGCATCCGCGggttcgccggcgccgcggcgctcggcggcctcctcctcctcgccctcctcctctgcccgccgccgccgtgcgccgccgcgcggccgctcgcgacgacgacgacgacgagctccgaggaggaggcgatgaCGATCATCGCGCTGGCGCCGTCGGCGTGGTcgcccggtggcggcgggcgtcgGCAGtggcgcgccgcgggcgccgcggcggccaagTGGCTCCCGTTCGTCGCGGGTGGCGCCGCGGGGCGCTACCCGTACGGCCGCCCGCTCTGGGGgctcccggcgccggcggcggggaggatggtgccgtgggcggcggcgacggcggcgccggggctGGCGTTCAGGACGGGAGGGCAGctgacggaggaggaggcaccgcgcggcggcgaggacgcggcggcggcggcacggcaggAGCAGGCCGCCATGTGGGCGTCGCTGCTCAACCCCGCGCAGGTCAGGCCGGCGCCAGCGTGGCCGATGGCGGGCAACGGCGAGGCAgaggcgccgccggccgacgcCGAGCCGACGGCCGAAGGgatggacgccggcgacgagccaCCGGCGGGCGGCATGCTGGTCGGCCAGCCAAAGTGGCCGGTGTCACCGTAA